A window of the Cucurbita pepo subsp. pepo cultivar mu-cu-16 chromosome LG01, ASM280686v2, whole genome shotgun sequence genome harbors these coding sequences:
- the LOC111809387 gene encoding polygalacturonase At1g48100-like, which yields MAKVVCSINVRATCSLEKASLYNFTVRVEARKQYHSKKNKHQKQKGVDNGNGSGPAPPPFPDYNQTQSTIFNILSFGAKGNGVSDDSKALQAAWEAACEITGATLEIPSQYKFLIKPITLKGPCMPQLVLQVDGAVLAPTKVSSWPKSSLFQWLNFKWLHNFTIQGSGTVDGMGFNWWARSRFDNNKKKMKNTPDMKPTALRFYSSFNVTVRDITIINSPQCHLKFDNSGTVQVDNITISSPENSPNTDGIHLQNTQDVEIQHSNISCGDDCVSIQTGCSNIHIHHINCGPGHGISLGGLGKDRTAACVSNIVVENISIQNTLSGVRIKTWQGGVGSVKNVSFSKIQVSDVKVPIMIDQYYCDKYRCNNQTGAVAISGITYNQIIGSYTVQPIHLACSTQIPCIDVDLIDIQLNPSSQSTAFQSSLCWNSYGKSQAPLLPSSIDYCLRSGGGGGAVRRIARSHDYDYVCY from the exons ATGGCCAAAGTGGTCTG TTCCATCAACGTGCGAGCCACTTGCTCTCTTGAAAAGGCCTCTTTATACAACTTTACAG TTAGAGTGGAGGCAAGGAAGCAATATCACAGCAAGAAAAACAAGCATCAGAAGCAAAAGGGTGTTGACAATGGCAATGGTTCAGGTCCTGCACCACCTCCATTTCCTGATTACAATCAAACCCAGTCCaccatttttaatatcttGTCTTTTGGAGCAAAGGGCAATGGAGTTTCTGATGATTCCAAG GCACTTCAAGCAGCATGGGAAGCTGCATGCGAGATTACTGGAGCTACATTAGAAATACCATCACAGTACAAGTTTCTCATCAAACCCATAACTCTAAAAGGCCCTTGTATGCCTCAGCTCGTTCTTCAG GTTGATGGAGCTGTATTGGCGCCTACCAAAGTGAGTTCGTGGCCTAAATCCAGCTTGTTTCAATGGCTGAATTTTAAATGGCTTCATAACTTCACCATTCAAGGCTCTGGCACTGTGGATGGCATGGGCTTTAATTGGTGGGCTCGCTCCAGATTCGACAATAACAAG aagaaaatgaagaacactcCAGATATGAAGCCTACT GCATTAAGATTTTATTCCAGTTTCAATGTGACAGTTCGTGATATCACCATAATAAACAGTCCACAGTGCCATCTGAAGTTTGACAACTCCGGTACGGTCCAAGTTGACAATATCACCATTTCTTCGCCGGAGAACAGCCCCAACACCGACGGCATTCACCTGCAGAACACACAAGATGTCGAGATTCAACACTCCAACATTAGCTGTG GAGATGACTGTGTTTCCATTCAGACTGGCTGCTCCAACATCCACATTCATCATATCAATTGTGGCCCTGGACATGGCATAAG CTTGGGCGGACTTGGGAAAGATAGAACAGCTGCATGTGTCTCCAATATTGTTGTCGAAAACATCTCAATTCAAAACACTCTTTCAGGAGTGAGAATCAAGACCTGGCAg GGAGGAGTTGGGTCAGTGAAGAACGTATCATTCTCCAAAATCCAAGTTTCTGACGTAAAGGTACCCATTATGATAGACCAATACTACTGCGACAAGTACAGATGCAATAACCAAACAGGAGCCGTTGCAATATCAGGCATAACATACAATCAAATCATAGGAAGTTACACGGTGCAGCCTATTCACTTAGCCTGCAGCACCCAAATCCCTTGCATAGACGTTGATCTCATAGACATCCAGCTCAACCCATCTTCACAATCCACAGCCTTTCAAAGCTCCCTATGTTGGAATTCTTACGGTAAATCTCAGGCCCCTCTCCTTCCTTCTAGCATAGACTACTGCTTGAGAagcggcggtggcggtggcgctGTTAGGAGAATTGCAAGGTCCCATGATTATGATTATGTCTGCTACTAA
- the LOC111809764 gene encoding high affinity nitrate transporter 2.5, producing MAVQGGAPAAQPRKFSLPVDSEHKSTKFNIFSVAAPHMRTFHLSWISFCACFVSSFAAAPLLPVIRDNLNLTDTDIGNAGIASVSGAVFARIMMGSACDLVGPRLASASLILITSPAVYLTSIASSPASFFLVRFFTGFSLATFVSTQFWMSSMFSSTVVGTANGVAGGWGNLGGGATQLIMPYVFAIIEHIGATKFTAWRIAFFIPAIFQTLSAFAVLMLGEDTPDGNFGELQKTGEKAKDKFSTVVYNGAKNYRGWILALTYGYCFGVELTIDNIIANYFYDRFNLNLHTAGIIAASFGLANLFSRPYGGILSDVVAKRYGMRGRLWALWLVQTLGGVFCVILGLVQSLSVSIAIMIIFSLFVQAACGLTFGVVPFISRRSLGVISGMTGAGGNVGSVLTQLIFFRGSRYSKEKGISLMGVMIIGCTLPIVLIYFPQWGSMLTGPASSKIASEEEYYLSEWTPEEKAKGYHLAALKFADNSRTERGKSLSKGTADAASAAASPHV from the exons ATGGCGGTTCAAGGCGGAGCACCGGCGGCTCAGCCCAGGAAGTTCTCTCTTCCGGTGGACTCCGAACACAAATCCACCAAATTCAATATATTCTCCGTCGCAGCTCCTCACATGCGAACGTTTCACCTGTCGTGGATTTCGTTCTGCGCTTGTTTCGTTTCAAGTTTTGCGGCAGCTCCTCTGCTTCCGGTGATCCGCGACAATCTTAATTTAACCGACACTGACATTGGGAACGCCGGAATTGCCTCCGTCTCCGGCGCTGTCTTTGCCCGTATCATGATGGGTTCCGCCTGTGATTTAGTCGGACCACGTCTCGCCTCTGCCTCACTCATCCTCATAACCTCGCCGGCTGTTTATTTAACCTCCATAGCCTCATCCCCTGCTTCGTTTTTTCTCGTTCGATTCTTCACTGGATTCTCTCTCGCCACATTCGTCTCGACCCAATTCTGGATGAGCTCAATGTTCTCCTCCACCGTCGTCGGCACCGCCAATGGCGTAGCCGGCGGTTGGGGGAACTTAGGCGGCGGCGCAACACAGCTGATTATGCCGTACGTGTTCGCCATCATCGAGCACATCGGCGCAACGAAATTCACTGCGTGGAGAATCGCTTTCTTCATCCCAGCGATTTTCCAAACGCTTTCGGCCTTTGCGGTTCTGATGCTCGGCGAGGACACGCCGGACGGGAACTTCGGGGAGCTGCAGAAAACAGGGGAGAAGGCAAAAGACAAATTTTCAACGGTGGTGTACAATGGGGCGAAGAATTACAGGGGATGGATTTTGGCATTGACTTATGGGTACTGTTTTGGGGTGGAATTAACGATTGACAATATAATAGCGAATTATTTCTACGATAGATTCAATTTGAACCTGCACACGGCAGGGATCATAGCGGCGAGCTTTGGGCTGGCTAACCTTTTTTCGAGGCCGTACGGAGGGATACTGTCGGACGTGGTGGCGAAGAGGTACGGCATGAGGGGTAGGCTGTGGGCTCTGTGGTTGGTGcagacattgggcggtgtTTTCTGTGTGATTCTTGGATTGGTTCAGTCTTTGAGTGTTTCCATTGCcattatgattattttctctctctttgttcaAGCTGCGTGTGGACTTACATTTGGCGTCGTTCCTTTCATCTCCAGAAG GTCGTTGGGGGTAATATCGGGGATGACAGGAGCGGGGGGGAACGTGGGGTCGGTACTAACTCAGCTGATATTCTTCAGAGGGTCAAGATACAGCAAAGAGAAGGGGATAAGTCTGATGGGAGTGATGATAATAGGGTGCACTCTTCCAATAGTGTTAATATATTTCCCACAATGGGGCAGCATGCTGACCGGACCAGCTTCCTCCAAGATAGCTTCCGAGGAAGAGTATTACTTGTCGGAGTGGACCCCTGAGGAGAAGGCCAAAGGCTACCATTTGGCTGCCCTCAAGTTTGCTGATAACAGCCGAACTGAAAGAGGCAAAAGCCTTAGTAAGGGCACTGCTGATGCTGCCTCTGCCGCGGCTTCACCTCACGTCTGa
- the LOC111809463 gene encoding pectinesterase 3-like, which produces MAEKHMVLLFVAAAVLAGQADGADICEKAEYMSLCRSSVKGATEPAAGLQAAIEHLILETKHAKESSMKLGAMKCLDVCKQNYDDAVTDLQKSVQYLTKNDKPSLKISLSAALTDYVTCDDAVMESGNSKKVGDLMSVDVVLRHMAANCLHLASLLK; this is translated from the coding sequence atgGCAGAAAAACACATGGTTTTGCTCTTTGTCGCGGCCGCCGTCCTCGCCGGGCAAGCTGACGGGGCCGACATCTGTGAGAAAGCGGAATACATGTCGCTGTGCCGGTCTTCCGTGAAAGGCGCCACCGAGCCGGCAGCCGGGTTGCAGGCAGCGATTGAACACCTGATATTGGAAACAAAACACGCGAAAGAGTCGAGCATGAAGCTGGGCGCTATGAAGTGTCTAGACGTGTGCAAACAGAACTACGACGACGCCGTTACGGACCTGCAGAAAAGTGTTCAGTACTTGACGAAAAACGACAAGCCTAGCCTGAAAATCAGCCTGTCTGCGGCATTGACGGACTACGTCACGTGCGATGATGCGGTGATGGAAAGCGGCAACTCCAAGAAAGTTGGAGACCTCATGAGCGTCGACGTTGTGCTGCGACATATGGCTGCCAATTGCTTGCACTTGGCCTCTTTGTTGAAGTAA
- the LOC111809986 gene encoding F-box/kelch-repeat protein At1g23390 produces MSTEETADEQDGAAVHGDILECILSHLPLIDLASSSSVSRGWERAVSSSLSHFNALKPWLLLHFHPKSSPSAAAYDPRSAVWMNINYHSPIPPTAHLQSSHSSLLYTLTPSKFSFSIDPLHLTWQHVDPPLTWRTDPIVALVAHRLIVVAGTCVFNDEPPAVEIHDLKSNTWDTCEELPSIFAEYATAMWFSIAVDDNNLHVMHKASGAVFSFDPINKSWAGPFDMKPDPDIFTSIIGFAGGGMVIVGLLGSPEDVKSVKIYKVVVQFFQCRKIGEMPKSFVEKLQGESAEMASIGMSSAGDFIFLHHGSDPVEVIQCEVVSGGDGGCRWGIVPNTVVDDRTRLRRLVFTSSNVGVEDLQRALRSESPQTTIKVKESDGLN; encoded by the coding sequence ATGTCTACAGAAGAGACGGCGGACGAGCAAGACGGCGCCGCTGTCCACGGCGACATTTTGGAGTGTATTCTCTCTCACCTCCCTCTCATAGATCtcgcctcctcctcctccgttTCACGTGGCTGGGAACGCGCcgtctcttcctctctctctcatttcaaCGCCCTCAAACCATGGCTCCTCCTCCATTTCCACCCCAAATCCTCTCCTTCCGCCGCCGCATACGACCCTCGCTCCGCCGTCTGGATGAACATCAACTACCACTCTCCGATCCCCCCCACCGCCCATCTCCAATCATCTCACTCCTCTTTACTTTACACACTCACCCCCTCCAAATTCTCTTTCTCAATCGACCCCCTCCACCTCACGTGGCAACACGTGGATCCCCCGCTGACTTGGCGAACCGACCCAATAGTTGCCCTCGTTGCCCACAGACTCATCGTCGTCGCCGGCACGTGCGTCTTCAACGACGAACCTCCCGCCGTTGAAATTCACGACTTGAAATCCAACACGTGGGACACGTGCGAAGAATTACCCTCAATCTTCGCCGAATACGCAACCGCCATGTGGTTCTCGATTGCCGTTGACGACAACAATTTACACGTTATGCATAAAGCATCCGGAGCGGTATTTTCATTCGACCCGATAAATAAATCATGGGCCGGGCCATTTGACATGAAACCCGACCCGGATATTTTTACATCGATAATCGGATTTGCCGGCGGCGGAATGGTGATTGTAGGACTCTTGGGGTCGCCGGAGGATGTTAAAAGCGTGAAGATATATAAAGTGGTGGTTCAATTTTTTCAGTGTCGGAAAATTGGGGAAATGCCGAAGTCATTCGTTGAGAAATTGCAAGGAGAGAGTGCAGAAATGGCGTCGATCGGCATGTCGTCGGCCGGAGATTTCATATTCCTTCACCACGGTTCTGACCCAGTGGAGGTGATACAGTGCGAGGTGGTCAGCGGCGGCGATGGCGGTTGCAGGTGGGGAATTGTCCCGAATACGGTGGTGGATGATCGGACACGGCTCCGGCGATTGGTGTTCACCAGTTCCAACGTGGGCGTAGAAGATTTGCAGAGAGCGTTGAGATCAGAAAGTCCTCAAACCACCATCAAGGTCAAGGAATCCGACGGACTGAATTAG
- the LOC111801114 gene encoding homeobox protein knotted-1-like 6: MEEMYGLQSTAEYSDKALMSPENLIFPPDYQSLLVSSGAFRDRIPVFGSNDLLSAAASAISEAEAVSITPEIQGEEDMVNVIKAKISSHPTYPRLLDAYIDCQKVGAPPEIAHLLEGIRQETDLCNRHAVTTCLGADPELDEFMETYCDMLVKYKSDLKRPFDEATTFLNKIELQLSSLCTGAFSRSHSDEGAVSSDEELSGGEMEVVEPETQTKGENRDLKDKLLRRFGSHISSLKLEFSKKKKKGKLPKEARQTLLEWWNVHYRWPYPTEADKVALAERTGLDQKQINNWFINQRKRHWKPSDNMQFEGMDGLSSSRLFRED, from the exons ATGGAAGAAATGTACGGCTTGCAGTCCACGGCGGAGTATTCGGATAAGGCGTTGATGTCGCCGGAGAATCTGATTTTTCCGCCGGATTATCAGAGCCTTTTAGTGAGCTCCGGAGCGTTTCGTGATCGGATTCCAGTGTTTGGATCCAACGATTTGCTTTCGGCGGCGGCGTCCGCGATTTCGGAAGCTGAAGCAGTATCGATCACGCCGGAAATTCAAGGTGAAGAAGATATGGTGAACGTGATCAAAGCGAAAATTTCTTCTCATCCTACTTATCCTCGTTTGCTCGACGCCTATATTGACTGCCAAAAG GTAGGGGCGCCTCCAGAGATTGCACATTTGTTAGAGGGAATCCGTCAAGAAACCGACCTTTGTAACCGTCACGCTGTCACCACGTGCTTAGGCGCAGATCCTGAGCTCGATGAATTCATG GAAACGTACTGCGATATGTTGGTGAAGTATAAATCAGATCTCAAAAGGCCTTTCGACGAAGCAACTACATTCTTGAACAAGATCGAACTGCAACTTAGTAGCCTCTGCACTGGCGCCTTCTCCAGAAGCCATTCCG ATGAAGGAGCTGTCTCGTCGGATGAAGAATTGAGCGGAGGAGAGATGGAAGTTGTGGAGCCGGAAACTCAAACCAAAGGCGAGAACAGGGATCTCAAGGACAAGCTTTTACGTCGATTTGGCAGTCATATTAGTAGCTTAAAATTGGagttctcaaagaagaagaaaaaaggaaaattaccAAAAGAAGCCAGGCAGACACTCCTTGAATGGTGGAACGTTCACTATAGATGGCCATATCCTACG GAAGCCGATAAGGTTGCACTGGCAGAGAGAACAGGGCTTGACCAGAAGCAAATTAACAATTGGTTCATAAATCAGCGGAAACGCCACTGGAAGCCATCAGACAATATGCAGTTTGAGGGAATGGATGGGCTTTCTTCTAGTAGATTATTCAGAGAGGACTGA